In Neorhizobium galegae, the following proteins share a genomic window:
- a CDS encoding NAD(P)/FAD-dependent oxidoreductase, whose amino-acid sequence MMCAIRAGGRGRSVLVLDHAKSPGEKIRISGGGRCNFTNIHASAKNYISANPHFAKSALARYTPRDFLDMVERHGIAWHEKTLGQLFCDDSAKDIIRMLLSEMKAANVVLELQKQITSIEKTPDGFRVGTSDGPVEAGSLVVATGGKSIPKMGATGFAYDVARQFGLKIVETRPALVPLTLDPNLLEKLSPLSGIAVPAEVRHGRTAFREALLFTHRGLSGPSILQISSYWREGDDVTLVIEPDLDIAGILKTARKANGRQAAQTVLAEVLPKRLAQFFVENRGLTGHLADLPDKAVEGLAASIQTWAIRPAGSEGYRTAEVTLGGIDTSELDSRTMQAKAVSGLYFIGECVDVTGWLGGYNFQWAWASGHVCGDAL is encoded by the coding sequence ATGATGTGCGCCATCCGTGCCGGCGGCCGCGGCCGCTCGGTGCTGGTCCTCGATCACGCCAAGTCGCCGGGCGAGAAGATCCGCATTTCCGGCGGCGGTCGTTGCAATTTCACCAATATCCACGCAAGCGCGAAAAACTATATCTCCGCCAATCCGCATTTCGCCAAGTCGGCGCTCGCCCGGTACACGCCGCGCGATTTTCTGGACATGGTCGAACGCCATGGTATCGCCTGGCACGAAAAGACGCTCGGCCAGCTCTTCTGCGACGATAGCGCCAAGGACATTATCCGTATGCTGCTGTCCGAGATGAAGGCGGCGAACGTGGTGCTCGAACTGCAGAAACAGATCACGTCGATCGAAAAGACGCCCGACGGCTTCCGCGTCGGCACCTCCGACGGGCCGGTGGAGGCGGGGTCCCTGGTGGTTGCGACCGGCGGCAAATCGATCCCAAAGATGGGCGCCACCGGTTTTGCTTACGACGTCGCCCGGCAATTCGGGCTGAAGATCGTCGAGACGCGGCCGGCGCTCGTGCCGCTGACGCTCGATCCGAACCTGCTCGAAAAACTCTCGCCGCTTTCCGGCATCGCGGTGCCGGCCGAAGTCCGTCACGGCAGGACTGCCTTCCGCGAGGCATTGCTCTTTACGCATCGTGGCTTGAGCGGCCCGTCGATCCTGCAGATTTCCTCCTATTGGCGGGAAGGCGATGACGTGACGCTGGTTATCGAGCCCGACCTGGATATCGCAGGGATCCTCAAGACGGCCCGCAAGGCCAACGGAAGGCAGGCGGCGCAGACGGTACTGGCGGAAGTGTTGCCGAAACGGCTGGCTCAGTTCTTCGTCGAAAACCGCGGCCTGACCGGGCATCTCGCCGATCTTCCCGACAAGGCGGTCGAGGGGCTGGCCGCCTCGATCCAGACCTGGGCCATCCGGCCGGCCGGCTCCGAAGGATACCGGACAGCTGAGGTGACGCTCGGCGGCATCGACACCTCGGAACTGGATTCCAGGACGATGCAGGCAAAGGCGGTCTCCGGCCTTTATTTCATCGGCGAATGCGTGGATGTGACCGGCTGGCTCGGCGGCTACAATTTCCAATGGGCCTGGGCTTCGGGCCATGTTTGTGGGGACGCATTGTAG
- a CDS encoding methyl-accepting chemotaxis protein: MIKILPSSVVSRIVLLCLFMIFVAVIAVGGLTYNYLRGDIMDTAKDDARKAIRTMSLLYDLELDGAKTEIRDGVVIRVSQAEGAVKDHDMVDRTASAIGGVATLFEKKGTDYVRISTNVKTEKGERAVGTKLAAEHPAQPFLARGEAYFGPAVLFGKDFMTGYFPITNASNGVTGLLFIGIPMEVYFAHIATAGYIVIGTSLGALLVIGIASLFALRMLLRPLGVLTGTVHALAQGNDATEIPYAERRNEFGNIARALEVFREAAREKQRLESRSAEHRAETEAERRRNDAEKQRVDREIDTAVSELGAALARLAQGDLSSTIETQYSGRLEQLRTDFNGSIVRLRDTLSHIRESTLSIQKSSADLSHSSTELSRRTETQAASLEETAAAVDEITATVRSSAERAREADLAVAVTKKSADSSGTVVSNAVAAMGRIEEASGKIELIIEVIDDIAFQTNLLALNAGIEAARAGEAGKGFAVVAQEVRELAQRSAGAAKEIKDLITQSSREVGSGAGLVQQAGEVLAAISQQITGVSQHVEMIATASRDQSAALQDINNSVNRMDQMTQQNGAMVGETTEASRRLASEADALLELVEQFRIDASSRRSGYSRAA, translated from the coding sequence ATGATCAAAATCCTGCCGTCGTCCGTGGTATCGCGGATCGTTCTTCTTTGCCTCTTCATGATCTTTGTTGCGGTGATAGCGGTAGGTGGCCTCACCTATAACTACCTGCGCGGCGATATCATGGATACGGCGAAGGACGATGCGCGCAAGGCGATCCGCACCATGAGCCTGCTTTACGATCTGGAATTGGATGGCGCCAAAACCGAGATCCGTGACGGCGTAGTCATCCGTGTCAGTCAGGCCGAGGGTGCGGTGAAGGACCATGACATGGTCGATCGCACGGCGTCCGCCATCGGCGGTGTCGCGACCCTGTTCGAAAAGAAGGGCACCGACTATGTCCGGATATCGACCAATGTGAAGACGGAAAAGGGCGAGCGGGCGGTCGGCACCAAGCTTGCCGCGGAGCACCCGGCGCAGCCGTTCCTGGCGCGGGGGGAAGCTTATTTCGGGCCCGCTGTCTTGTTCGGCAAGGATTTCATGACGGGGTATTTCCCCATCACCAACGCCTCGAACGGCGTCACCGGCCTGCTTTTCATCGGCATTCCGATGGAAGTCTATTTCGCCCATATCGCCACCGCGGGTTATATCGTCATCGGCACCTCGCTTGGCGCTCTTCTCGTCATCGGGATAGCGAGCCTTTTCGCCCTGCGTATGCTGCTACGGCCGCTCGGCGTGCTGACCGGCACCGTGCATGCGCTGGCCCAAGGCAATGATGCGACCGAAATACCCTATGCCGAACGCCGTAACGAATTCGGCAATATCGCCCGCGCCCTGGAAGTCTTCCGGGAAGCCGCGCGCGAAAAACAACGGCTGGAAAGCCGCAGCGCCGAGCATCGTGCCGAAACGGAGGCCGAGCGCCGTCGCAACGACGCCGAAAAGCAACGTGTCGACCGTGAGATCGACACCGCCGTCAGCGAACTGGGTGCGGCTTTGGCCCGCCTGGCTCAGGGCGACCTGTCGAGCACGATCGAGACACAATATTCCGGCCGGTTGGAGCAGCTCCGCACCGACTTCAACGGCTCCATCGTCCGGCTGCGGGACACGCTGTCTCATATCCGCGAAAGCACGCTTTCCATCCAGAAAAGCAGTGCCGACCTCAGCCATTCCTCGACCGAACTGTCGCGCCGTACCGAAACCCAGGCGGCTTCTCTCGAGGAGACGGCTGCCGCGGTCGACGAGATCACCGCGACGGTCCGTTCTTCGGCCGAGCGCGCCCGCGAGGCGGATCTGGCGGTCGCCGTCACCAAGAAGAGCGCCGACAGCTCCGGCACCGTGGTGAGCAACGCGGTCGCTGCCATGGGACGTATCGAAGAGGCTTCCGGCAAGATCGAGCTGATCATCGAGGTCATCGACGACATCGCTTTCCAGACCAACCTTCTGGCGCTCAACGCCGGCATCGAGGCAGCCCGTGCCGGTGAGGCCGGCAAGGGATTTGCGGTCGTAGCGCAGGAAGTTCGCGAACTGGCTCAGCGTTCCGCCGGTGCCGCCAAGGAGATCAAGGATCTGATCACCCAGTCGAGCCGGGAAGTCGGCTCCGGTGCCGGTCTGGTGCAGCAGGCGGGCGAAGTGCTGGCAGCGATCAGCCAACAGATCACCGGCGTCAGCCAGCATGTGGAAATGATCGCGACGGCCAGCCGCGATCAATCGGCCGCGTTGCAGGACATCAACAACTCCGTAAACCGCATGGACCAGATGACCCAGCAGAACGGCGCGATGGTCGGCGAGACGACGGAAGCAAGCAGACGTCTCGCAAGCGAGGCGGATGCCCTGCTCGAACTGGTAGAGCAGTTCCGCATCGACGCGAGCAGTCGCCGCTCGGGTTATTCCCGCGCTGCGTGA
- a CDS encoding LysR family transcriptional regulator → MKNVNWDAYELFMQVARLGGLSGAAGITGLSPATIGRRMLDLEEAVGRPLFLRSRTGYQLTADGSALFAQILEMEGAARRIESWKREGAGSTLVRVACGTWLAWMFTRNLSLIRTERDDFRLDFYVAERRASLAHRESDIGIRAFEPEEPNLAATRLGEVAYAAYRARNAHPSVADRWLAVSEEDAISAYLRWPHQERAAQVAVTVNRPRSLRDLALGGAGTAVLPCFVGDQDMRLERVGGEIESLRHNQWIVMNNDDRHRRDIRTVVDRMVKFARGHGPLFAGRQP, encoded by the coding sequence ATGAAAAACGTCAACTGGGATGCCTACGAGCTTTTCATGCAGGTTGCCCGGCTTGGCGGGCTGTCCGGTGCTGCCGGCATCACCGGATTGAGCCCCGCCACGATCGGCCGACGGATGCTCGATCTGGAAGAGGCCGTCGGGCGTCCGTTGTTTTTACGCAGCCGTACCGGCTATCAGCTGACCGCCGATGGGTCTGCGTTGTTTGCGCAGATTCTGGAGATGGAGGGCGCCGCCCGCCGCATCGAGAGCTGGAAACGGGAAGGCGCCGGTTCGACGCTGGTGCGGGTCGCCTGCGGCACCTGGCTTGCCTGGATGTTCACCCGCAATCTCTCGCTTATCCGCACCGAGCGCGACGACTTCCGCCTCGATTTCTATGTCGCCGAACGACGGGCGAGCCTGGCGCACCGGGAAAGCGATATCGGCATACGTGCCTTCGAGCCGGAGGAGCCGAACCTTGCTGCAACCAGGCTCGGGGAAGTCGCCTATGCAGCCTATCGCGCCCGCAACGCCCACCCCTCGGTTGCCGACCGCTGGCTTGCGGTCTCGGAGGAGGACGCGATTTCCGCCTATCTCCGTTGGCCGCATCAGGAACGGGCAGCGCAAGTGGCGGTCACCGTCAACCGCCCGCGTTCCCTGCGCGATTTGGCGCTGGGCGGGGCCGGAACTGCGGTCCTGCCCTGTTTCGTCGGCGACCAGGACATGCGGCTGGAGCGGGTTGGCGGGGAGATCGAGAGCCTTCGGCACAACCAGTGGATCGTCATGAACAACGACGATCGCCACCGCCGGGATATCCGCACGGTGGTCGATCGCATGGTGAAGTTCGCCCGAGGCCACGGCCCGCTATTTGCCGGCCGCCAGCCCTAG